In Streptomyces sp. NBC_00683, the DNA window GGCCACCCCGTCGGTCACCGCGCGCGGCGGACGAGGGCTCAACATCATCAGCGCCCTCGCCCAGGAGTGGGGCGTTCGGGACGACACCTCGGGTGAGGTGACCGTATGGGCCCTGGTCCCGGCGGATCACGGGCTCGACGCGCTGGACGGAATGGATTTCGCCGACGCTTTCGAGGCCTTCGACGACGCAGGCTGAGGCGGCTCGGCAGGAGCGGCGCGGGCGGCAGCGGGCCGGACTCCGGGCGGAACTGCCGGCACGGGGCCGTGGCGGGCCCGGCGGCAGGTGTGACCCTGCGGTGGCGGGGGCGGCTAGGCTCGCGCCGGAGACCGCACCGTCACAATCGGGAGAACGCCCACCATGGCCAAGAAGCGCCCTCAGTCCAAGGCCGGGAAGCAGCAGCTCAAGGACGGTGAGATCCCGGTCGTCGGGGCCCGTGAGCCATGCCCCTGCGGTTCGGGCCGCCGCTACAAGGCGTGTCACGGACGCGCCGCCGCCCAGGCCGTGACCGAGCTGGTCCAGCGCCCCTTCGAGGGACTTTCCGGGGAGTGCGACTGGATCGCCCTGCGCGAACTGGTGCCCGCCGCCACGGTCGAGCTGACGCTGACGGGCGGTCTGCCCGAGGGCGTACCGTCCGTGACGCTCGCGACCGTGCTGCCGATGGCATGGCCGGCTCTGCGCCGTGACGACGGTTCCGTCCTGCTCGCCCTGCAGAACGACACCTCCTCCGGCGACCTCAGCCGCGACCTCGCCGACACCCTGCAGCGGGCCCTGGAGGCGGAGCCCGGGTCGCCGGTCGCCGCCCGCCGGGTGCCCGCCGACGGCCCGCGGCTGCAGGACGTCCTCGACCCGGACGCCGCGTTCGAGCCGGTTGTGCACTCGGGGTTCGAGTTCTGGGTCCCGGACGCGGAGAACGCCACCCCCGAGGTGTCCGCATCCCTGGAGCGCGCGAACGCCGCGGCGATCCCGACCACGCTGCTCTCCGGAGTGGACGCCGCGTACTGGTGCGAGACGCCGGAGAAGAACCACCTGCGCTGGGTCATGCCGCACCCGGAGGAGCAGCTC includes these proteins:
- a CDS encoding DUF5926 family protein, translated to MAKKRPQSKAGKQQLKDGEIPVVGAREPCPCGSGRRYKACHGRAAAQAVTELVQRPFEGLSGECDWIALRELVPAATVELTLTGGLPEGVPSVTLATVLPMAWPALRRDDGSVLLALQNDTSSGDLSRDLADTLQRALEAEPGSPVAARRVPADGPRLQDVLDPDAAFEPVVHSGFEFWVPDAENATPEVSASLERANAAAIPTTLLSGVDAAYWCETPEKNHLRWVMPHPEEQLLDALARLHAAGASSLGEGTRLVGSFRAHGLMVPVWDLPSAMGAEDCEKPAAKFAEQLAEALASDAPLTGEERRARGGLTNRQVTLS